The Haloarchaeobius amylolyticus genome window below encodes:
- the deoC gene encoding deoxyribose-phosphate aldolase produces MNREELAASIDHTVLGPETTLDDVKTVLDEAAEYGMNACIPPCYVAEAAEYAPDVTLATVVGFPHGQHAPELKREEGVKAWDDGADELDVVINIGRLKAGDATAVEEELADLVAAVPIPVKVIIETALLTEPEKHAACEAAKNADADMVKTSTGFADGGAVVADVELMSEYLPVKASGGVGSWADAAAMFDAGAVRIGASSGVAIVEDYVANEE; encoded by the coding sequence ATGAACCGCGAGGAACTCGCCGCGAGCATCGACCACACCGTCCTCGGCCCGGAGACCACCCTCGACGACGTGAAGACAGTCCTCGACGAGGCCGCCGAGTACGGCATGAACGCCTGCATCCCGCCGTGTTACGTCGCCGAGGCCGCCGAGTACGCCCCCGACGTGACGCTGGCGACCGTCGTCGGCTTCCCCCACGGCCAGCACGCCCCCGAACTCAAGCGCGAGGAGGGCGTCAAGGCGTGGGACGACGGCGCCGACGAACTCGACGTGGTCATCAACATCGGGCGGCTGAAGGCCGGCGACGCCACCGCGGTCGAGGAGGAACTCGCCGACCTCGTCGCCGCGGTCCCCATCCCGGTGAAGGTCATCATCGAGACCGCCCTGCTCACCGAGCCGGAGAAACACGCCGCCTGCGAGGCCGCGAAGAACGCGGACGCGGACATGGTCAAGACCTCGACCGGCTTCGCCGACGGCGGGGCCGTGGTCGCGGACGTCGAACTCATGAGCGAGTACCTCCCCGTCAAGGCCAGCGGCGGTGTCGGCTCGTGGGCCGACGCGGCGGCGATGTTCGACGCCGGTGCGGTCCGCATCGGCGCGTCCAGTGGCGTCGCGATCGTCGAGGACTACGTCGCGAACGAGGAGTAG
- a CDS encoding carbohydrate kinase family protein: MVRVLTAGHVNWDVTLRVDRLPEPDGESRIDSQQASGGGSAANVAVALSNLAVDAELLGSVGDDEHGLLARRELEAADVDLGSLLVAEDAETTVKYLLVDQEGEVAVLGNDGANEAVSPDDVDPEAVRAADHVHLTSQRPDTAARIAEVAAEAGISVSFDPGRRLADRDFSDALADSDIVFLNDREARTVLEDEYTESAFADRTLVIKRGADGAVVHTPDATYEHPGFGIDPVDTTGAGDAFAAGFLSALLTTDDHERALERGNACGAITAAEEGARAAPSVEAVEAFLDEQF, from the coding sequence ATGGTGCGCGTCCTCACCGCGGGCCACGTCAACTGGGACGTGACCCTCCGCGTGGACCGGCTCCCCGAACCCGACGGCGAGTCACGCATCGACTCCCAGCAGGCCTCCGGCGGCGGGAGTGCCGCCAACGTCGCGGTCGCGCTCTCGAACCTGGCCGTCGACGCCGAGTTGCTCGGCAGCGTCGGCGACGACGAACACGGCCTGCTCGCCCGCCGCGAACTCGAGGCCGCCGACGTGGACCTCGGGTCCCTGCTCGTCGCCGAGGACGCCGAGACCACCGTCAAGTACCTGCTCGTCGACCAGGAGGGCGAGGTCGCGGTGCTCGGCAACGACGGCGCGAACGAGGCCGTCTCCCCCGACGACGTGGACCCGGAGGCGGTCCGGGCGGCCGACCACGTCCACCTGACCAGCCAGCGCCCCGACACCGCGGCCAGGATCGCCGAGGTGGCGGCCGAGGCGGGCATCTCCGTCAGTTTCGACCCGGGCCGGCGACTGGCCGACCGTGACTTCTCCGATGCCCTCGCTGACTCGGACATCGTCTTCCTGAACGACAGGGAGGCCCGGACGGTGCTGGAGGACGAGTACACCGAGTCCGCGTTCGCGGACCGCACTCTGGTCATCAAGCGCGGCGCCGACGGCGCGGTCGTCCACACCCCCGACGCGACCTACGAACACCCCGGCTTCGGCATCGACCCGGTCGACACGACCGGGGCCGGCGACGCCTTCGCCGCGGGCTTCCTCTCGGCGCTCCTGACGACCGACGACCACGAGCGCGCCCTGGAGCGTGGGAACGCCTGCGGCGCCATCACGGCCGCCGAGGAGGGCGCCCGTGCCGCCCCGTCGGTCGAAGCGGTCGAGGCGTTCCTCGACGAGCAGTTCTGA
- a CDS encoding nucleoside phosphorylase has product MTQPHLLVDEGDVNDIALIPGDPGRVDRIAGHCDDSEVVAENREYKVVNATYEGVDLTICSTGIGCPSAAIAVEELSNVGVETFIRVGTTGALQEDVEIGDMIVATGAAKNEGTSKRYEAVEYPAVPDFDVMNALVAGAEANDEDIHVGPIASDDAYYAETDEYVEDWNDAGILSVEMEAATVFTLARRKGLAAGAICTVDGNLVLGTQKGTDTEDDELPEKAKNNVGRAIDISLEAVRALAE; this is encoded by the coding sequence ATGACGCAACCGCATCTCCTCGTGGACGAGGGCGACGTGAACGACATCGCGCTGATTCCGGGCGACCCGGGCCGCGTCGACCGCATCGCCGGCCACTGCGACGATAGCGAGGTCGTCGCGGAGAACCGCGAGTACAAGGTCGTCAACGCCACCTACGAGGGTGTCGACCTGACCATCTGCTCGACCGGCATCGGCTGTCCCTCCGCCGCCATCGCGGTCGAGGAACTCTCGAACGTCGGCGTCGAGACGTTCATCCGCGTCGGCACCACCGGCGCGCTGCAGGAGGACGTCGAGATCGGCGACATGATCGTCGCGACCGGCGCGGCCAAGAACGAGGGCACCAGCAAACGGTACGAGGCCGTCGAGTACCCCGCCGTCCCGGACTTCGACGTGATGAACGCGCTGGTCGCCGGCGCCGAGGCCAACGACGAGGACATCCACGTCGGCCCCATCGCCTCCGACGACGCCTACTACGCCGAGACCGACGAGTACGTCGAGGACTGGAACGACGCCGGCATCCTGAGCGTCGAGATGGAGGCCGCGACCGTGTTCACGCTGGCCCGGCGCAAGGGCCTCGCCGCGGGCGCCATCTGCACCGTCGACGGGAACCTCGTGCTCGGCACGCAGAAGGGCACCGACACCGAGGACGACGAACTGCCGGAGAAGGCGAAGAACAACGTCGGCCGCGCCATCGACATCTCGCTGGAAGCGGTGCGAGCGCTGGCCGAATAA
- a CDS encoding ribose 1,5-bisphosphate isomerase, whose product MTSTSVHPDVAETADAIATMEIRGAAAIADAAAGALAAQARESDADTPEALRAELREAARVLYETRPTAVSLPNALRFVMADVEGDDVEDLRQSVLASAESFQRDLDQAQGRLGEIGANRLRDGDTVMTHCHSTDALSCVKAALDQGKHIEAIVKETRPRKQGHITAEQLREWDVPVTLVVDSAARRYLNDVDHVLVGADSIAADGSVINKIGTSGLAVNARDRGTPVMVAAQTLKLHPDTLTGHTVEIEMRDETEVITDEERAEIQGDPDGFDVVNPAFDVTPPRYVDAIVTERGQFPPESVVVLMRELFGSETKRPWEA is encoded by the coding sequence ATGACCTCCACATCCGTCCATCCCGACGTAGCCGAGACGGCCGACGCCATCGCCACCATGGAGATCCGCGGGGCGGCGGCCATCGCCGACGCGGCTGCCGGCGCGCTCGCGGCGCAGGCCAGAGAGAGCGACGCGGACACGCCGGAAGCCCTCAGGGCGGAACTTCGCGAGGCGGCGCGGGTCCTCTACGAGACCCGCCCGACCGCGGTCAGCCTGCCGAACGCCCTCCGGTTCGTGATGGCCGACGTCGAGGGGGACGACGTGGAGGACCTGCGCCAGTCGGTGCTTGCCAGCGCCGAATCCTTCCAGCGCGACCTCGACCAGGCCCAGGGCCGCCTCGGCGAGATCGGCGCGAACCGCCTGCGCGACGGCGACACCGTGATGACGCACTGTCACTCGACCGACGCGCTCTCCTGCGTGAAGGCGGCGCTCGACCAGGGCAAGCACATCGAGGCCATCGTCAAAGAGACCCGCCCGCGCAAGCAGGGTCACATCACCGCCGAACAGCTCCGCGAGTGGGACGTCCCGGTCACCCTCGTCGTCGACAGCGCGGCCCGGCGCTACCTCAACGACGTGGACCACGTGCTCGTCGGGGCGGACTCCATCGCGGCCGACGGGAGCGTCATCAACAAGATCGGCACGTCCGGGCTGGCGGTCAACGCCCGCGACCGCGGGACGCCGGTGATGGTCGCGGCCCAGACGCTGAAGCTCCACCCCGACACCCTCACCGGGCACACCGTCGAGATAGAGATGCGCGACGAGACGGAGGTCATCACCGACGAGGAGCGCGCCGAGATACAGGGTGACCCCGACGGGTTCGACGTGGTCAACCCGGCGTTCGACGTGACGCCGCCGCGATACGTCGACGCCATCGTCACCGAGCGTGGCCAGTTCCCGCCGGAGAGTGTCGTCGTGCTGATGCGTGAGCTGTTCGGCTCGGAAACCAAGCGCCCGTGGGAGGCCTGA
- a CDS encoding DUF547 domain-containing protein — translation MSTRAAPDPVALSGRFLRAVRTGEDESEYRRDLARLDRRVLRQQVSDDDAKRAFWLNVYNGFAQHLLQADPSLWQKGTILPTRPIFTDDLVTVAGHELSLDDIEHGLLRRSKTTWGLGYVPRLTAGSFERMHRVESVDPRIHFALNCGAASCPPVAEYTAQGIDAELDLATESFLQTECEYDPAERVVHVPKLFSWYRGDFGGKTGIVRFLQEYDVVPADASPKVAYSEYDWSLKLGAYTDLEA, via the coding sequence ATGAGTACCCGCGCGGCACCGGACCCGGTCGCCCTCTCCGGGCGGTTCCTCCGGGCGGTCAGGACCGGCGAGGACGAGAGCGAGTACCGCCGCGACCTCGCCCGGCTGGACCGGCGCGTCCTGCGCCAGCAGGTCTCCGACGACGACGCGAAGCGGGCGTTCTGGCTGAACGTCTACAACGGCTTCGCCCAGCACCTGCTGCAGGCGGACCCGTCGCTCTGGCAGAAGGGTACCATCCTGCCGACCCGGCCCATCTTCACCGACGACCTCGTGACCGTCGCCGGCCACGAGTTGAGTCTCGACGACATCGAACACGGCCTCCTCCGGCGGTCGAAGACCACGTGGGGGCTCGGGTACGTCCCCCGGCTGACCGCCGGGTCGTTCGAGCGCATGCACCGCGTCGAATCGGTGGACCCGCGCATCCACTTCGCGCTGAACTGCGGGGCCGCGTCCTGCCCGCCAGTGGCGGAGTACACCGCGCAGGGTATCGACGCGGAGCTGGACCTCGCGACCGAGTCGTTCCTCCAGACCGAGTGCGAGTACGACCCGGCGGAGCGCGTGGTCCACGTGCCGAAACTGTTCTCGTGGTACCGGGGCGACTTCGGCGGGAAGACCGGCATCGTGCGGTTCCTGCAGGAGTACGACGTGGTGCCGGCCGACGCGAGCCCGAAGGTCGCGTATTCGGAGTACGACTGGTCTCTGAAGCTCGGGGCCTACACCGACCTGGAGGCGTGA
- a CDS encoding DUF63 family protein, with protein MLPVGAELPPLVYLVPLVLAFVGVAALTWAVHPPVTDWTPVAFAPWMLTGAVLHVLYQLDAYPDAIAPLFGTITVYITVATFTGLVWILMTFLAAIRQHFHVDRAVGTAGTGFGVMFLIFAILLAVDAGNFTPFWSVIGGVIAGIVTAVAWLLFSLKWTEVAAHVGKTGAFVVFAHTLDGITTAIGYDVLGSEERVALSRYVLEAGDRLPTAEVIGAGWLFVLVKIVLALVIVAAFKEYVDEEPRQARLLLTFVAAVGFGPGVHNLVLFTVSGQGAVSSLPFVMTLLPVVA; from the coding sequence ATGTTACCTGTAGGGGCAGAACTCCCCCCGCTCGTCTATCTCGTCCCGCTGGTACTGGCGTTCGTCGGGGTGGCCGCCCTGACCTGGGCGGTCCACCCGCCGGTCACCGACTGGACACCGGTGGCGTTCGCCCCGTGGATGCTGACCGGGGCAGTCCTCCACGTGCTCTACCAGCTCGATGCCTATCCCGACGCCATCGCGCCCCTGTTCGGCACCATCACCGTCTACATCACCGTCGCGACCTTCACCGGGCTCGTCTGGATACTGATGACGTTCCTGGCGGCCATCCGCCAGCACTTCCACGTCGACCGGGCCGTCGGCACCGCCGGGACCGGCTTCGGCGTCATGTTCCTCATCTTCGCGATCTTGCTCGCGGTCGACGCCGGCAACTTCACCCCGTTCTGGTCGGTCATCGGCGGCGTCATCGCCGGCATCGTGACGGCGGTCGCCTGGTTGCTGTTCAGCCTGAAGTGGACCGAGGTCGCCGCCCACGTGGGCAAGACCGGCGCCTTCGTCGTCTTCGCACACACCCTCGACGGCATCACGACCGCCATCGGCTACGACGTGCTCGGGAGCGAAGAGCGCGTCGCGCTCTCGCGGTACGTGCTGGAGGCCGGCGACCGCCTGCCGACCGCCGAGGTCATCGGCGCCGGCTGGCTGTTCGTCCTCGTGAAGATAGTCCTCGCGCTCGTCATCGTGGCGGCGTTCAAGGAGTACGTCGACGAGGAGCCCCGCCAGGCACGGCTCCTGCTCACGTTCGTTGCCGCGGTCGGCTTCGGCCCCGGCGTCCACAACCTCGTGTTGTTCACCGTCTCCGGGCAGGGGGCGGTTTCGAGCCTCCCGTTCGTGATGACGCTCCTCCCGGTGGTGGCCTGA
- a CDS encoding DUF7522 family protein — MKTPTTLDEEIVAACRTGLGDTLRSVITFTPDDWEVSYIRKDLEADESELREVKALMVANERMGFTSQETYDSLARREGPSSSLGGYRLTIRVFDHGYLGRVIVGDRGVVVTTDEMNIDAFEDIERTVGKLLAA; from the coding sequence ATGAAGACGCCCACCACACTCGACGAGGAGATCGTCGCTGCCTGCCGAACCGGGCTCGGCGACACCCTCCGGTCGGTCATCACGTTCACCCCCGACGACTGGGAGGTCTCGTACATCCGGAAGGACCTCGAAGCCGACGAATCGGAACTTCGCGAGGTCAAGGCACTCATGGTGGCGAACGAACGTATGGGGTTCACCTCACAGGAGACGTACGACTCCCTCGCCCGACGCGAGGGCCCGAGCAGTTCGCTCGGCGGGTACCGGCTCACCATCCGCGTCTTCGACCACGGCTACCTCGGCCGGGTCATCGTCGGCGACCGCGGCGTCGTCGTGACGACCGACGAGATGAACATCGACGCCTTCGAGGACATCGAGCGGACCGTCGGCAAACTGCTCGCGGCCTAG
- a CDS encoding NAD-binding protein: protein MVSTKRLFGARAPVLLTMAVAVLSIVTGLTNIGVDTTPVFLGTFFPEAVQETAGFTGALTGFVMLVSAWGLRRGLRVSWYISLVLFPVTAAQGVIQGSQYSYPLIVLSLLSMPALFLNRRRFDREVELNATQKAAGLALVGVQLYGTIGAFALRDEFPAVAEGSEGLIDAFYFTIVTASTVGYGDVTPGTFRGELFAISVVVLGTASFAVALGALFSPIIEARFARALGRMTETQLELLEDHVIVLGYGDLTEPILEELTASNVPFVVITPDPSRAAELSERDMNVLTADPSDEEPLQRAQLKDATAVVAATNNDAEDALAVLTARQLRPDVRIVAAATDDENAGKLRRAGADTVISPASIGGHLLVESALSGKDTERIADEILETKEKDDVEQESGPGA, encoded by the coding sequence ATGGTGTCGACGAAGCGGCTGTTCGGTGCCCGCGCCCCCGTCCTGCTGACGATGGCGGTCGCGGTGCTCTCCATCGTCACGGGACTCACCAACATCGGGGTGGACACGACGCCCGTCTTCCTGGGCACGTTCTTCCCCGAAGCGGTCCAGGAGACCGCCGGCTTCACCGGGGCACTCACCGGGTTCGTCATGCTGGTGAGCGCCTGGGGACTCCGGCGCGGGCTCCGGGTCTCGTGGTACATCTCGCTGGTCCTGTTCCCGGTGACGGCCGCCCAGGGCGTCATCCAGGGGAGCCAGTACTCCTACCCCCTCATCGTCCTCTCGCTGCTGAGCATGCCGGCGCTCTTCCTGAACCGGCGGCGGTTCGACCGCGAGGTCGAACTCAACGCGACCCAGAAGGCCGCCGGACTGGCCCTCGTCGGCGTCCAGCTGTACGGGACCATCGGGGCGTTCGCGCTCCGCGACGAGTTCCCCGCCGTCGCCGAGGGCTCGGAGGGCCTCATCGACGCCTTCTACTTCACCATCGTCACCGCCAGCACCGTCGGCTACGGCGACGTCACACCCGGTACCTTCCGGGGCGAACTGTTCGCCATCTCGGTCGTCGTCCTCGGCACCGCGAGCTTCGCGGTCGCCCTCGGTGCCCTGTTCTCACCCATCATCGAAGCACGGTTCGCACGCGCACTCGGTAGAATGACTGAAACACAGCTCGAACTCCTCGAAGACCACGTCATCGTGCTCGGCTACGGTGACCTGACGGAACCGATCCTCGAAGAACTCACCGCCAGCAACGTCCCGTTCGTCGTCATCACGCCGGACCCGTCGCGGGCGGCCGAACTCTCGGAGCGGGACATGAACGTCCTCACGGCCGACCCGAGCGACGAGGAACCGCTCCAGCGCGCCCAGTTGAAGGACGCGACGGCGGTCGTCGCCGCGACCAACAACGACGCGGAGGACGCCCTGGCGGTCCTGACCGCCCGCCAGCTCCGGCCAGACGTGCGCATCGTCGCCGCGGCGACCGACGACGAGAACGCGGGCAAGCTCCGGCGCGCCGGCGCGGACACCGTCATCAGCCCGGCGAGCATCGGCGGCCACCTGCTCGTCGAGTCCGCCCTCAGCGGGAAGGACACGGAGCGCATCGCCGACGAGATACTGGAGACGAAAGAGAAAGACGACGTCGAACAGGAGTCCGGACCCGGGGCCTAG
- a CDS encoding cation diffusion facilitator family transporter: protein MGRGSTVRRVGAIIVAANVLLAVTKGAVYWQSGSLAVGSEAVNSLSDSAYSLIVFLGLYLTTQPPDFEHPHGHERIEPFVSLFVAVGVFAAGGFVLWQSVTTLLAGEFVVRYSLSAVAVLVGSAAVKLALYRYCLREGEVNNSPALVATALDNRNDVLTAVAALVGVVGSGVGFPVLDPLAAGVVSLAILWTGVEIVRDNVNYLVGAAPPEDLRAEIVARALDHPEVHGVHDVVAHYVGPEIDVSLHIEVEGDHTLFEAHDIESDVVQAIRAIPEVDDVFVHVDPKELGEWKEDRETEELLRKSGGE, encoded by the coding sequence ATGGGACGCGGGAGTACCGTCCGGCGGGTCGGTGCCATCATCGTGGCCGCCAACGTCCTGCTCGCGGTGACGAAGGGGGCCGTCTACTGGCAGTCCGGCAGCCTGGCGGTCGGCTCCGAGGCCGTCAACAGCCTCTCGGACTCCGCGTACAGCCTCATCGTCTTCCTCGGGCTCTATCTCACCACGCAACCGCCGGACTTCGAGCATCCCCACGGGCACGAGCGCATCGAACCGTTCGTCTCGCTGTTCGTCGCCGTCGGCGTCTTCGCCGCCGGCGGGTTCGTCCTCTGGCAGTCGGTGACGACGCTGCTGGCGGGCGAGTTCGTCGTCCGCTACTCGCTCTCGGCGGTCGCCGTCCTCGTCGGCTCCGCGGCCGTGAAACTCGCCCTCTACCGCTACTGCCTGCGTGAGGGCGAGGTCAACAACTCGCCGGCGCTGGTCGCGACCGCGCTCGACAACCGCAACGACGTCCTCACCGCCGTGGCCGCCCTCGTCGGCGTCGTCGGCTCCGGCGTCGGATTCCCGGTGCTGGACCCACTCGCGGCCGGGGTCGTCTCGCTGGCCATCCTCTGGACCGGCGTGGAGATCGTCCGCGACAACGTGAACTACCTCGTCGGCGCCGCGCCGCCGGAGGACCTGCGCGCCGAGATCGTCGCGCGCGCCCTCGACCACCCGGAGGTCCACGGGGTCCACGACGTGGTCGCCCACTACGTCGGCCCGGAGATCGACGTCTCGTTGCACATCGAGGTCGAGGGCGACCACACGCTGTTCGAGGCCCACGACATCGAGTCCGACGTGGTCCAGGCCATCCGCGCCATCCCCGAGGTCGACGACGTGTTCGTCCACGTCGACCCGAAGGAACTCGGCGAGTGGAAGGAGGACCGGGAGACCGAGGAGCTGTTACGGAAGTCCGGCGGGGAGTGA
- a CDS encoding DUF4234 domain-containing protein → MSHDTAALSKRSPPKILLFTIVTLGLYWLYYVHSLNTSFKQYLDAGYNPLVRTLMFLVPFVNLYAAWQVGQTATEVTDDLSTGLTAIGVLVPILGAFVIQPPINDLVDGE, encoded by the coding sequence ATGTCACACGATACCGCAGCACTCAGCAAGCGTAGCCCGCCGAAGATTCTCCTGTTCACCATCGTCACGCTCGGCCTCTACTGGCTGTACTACGTCCACAGCCTGAACACGTCGTTCAAACAGTACCTCGACGCGGGGTACAACCCGCTGGTCCGAACCCTCATGTTCCTCGTCCCGTTCGTGAACCTCTATGCGGCCTGGCAGGTCGGCCAGACGGCGACCGAGGTGACCGACGACCTCTCGACGGGACTCACAGCCATCGGAGTCCTCGTCCCGATACTCGGCGCGTTCGTCATCCAGCCGCCGATCAACGACCTCGTCGACGGCGAGTAG
- a CDS encoding HPP family protein — MAGEPGDVFEELRARYHAIVSRLRRAERREWREFRRWVEDTGNLVHLSVLVFVPLLIAGVTAIANAEDLLPFVLFPPLASGTYSLFADPEGKYASPATFVGGLTAGALCGTAAIFVAANTGLMNPLTAEAFVVSPVTAAIAVFLTSAVTWAGGVEQPSAFSTALLALIAPAFTDTQSVVTFLLQYAGSVFAASGLVAGAFYLWKRNFYQQRARYLYQTTKGDDHVLVPVRGESPEETAMFAGRIAGAHDAGKVVLLDIVSDEAIASAADAILEREAAAPLAESADPADREVAVEGDVLGEAEGMAGNEAAVESEAEDRVAGQAAMRLERLAGRIRTKLGVPCEVVVASETGSPSAVTLRTAREVNCDLVVTPYEEEHGSLSPFVKQLFDDPLDVIAFRSCSEQTRWRRALVAVARAGQNAHAMLDFAQRVTGRAGELSVCTCIDHESQRRSAESMLLDLVDPFDATFETRVSRSSIRRFLTANAPQYDLVVVGASTDRTAASRFIAPPTFEKIRDIDCDVAIVHRGS, encoded by the coding sequence GTGGCGGGGGAACCGGGGGACGTGTTCGAGGAGTTGCGGGCGCGCTATCACGCCATCGTCAGCCGGCTTCGCCGGGCCGAGCGGCGCGAATGGCGGGAGTTCCGCCGGTGGGTCGAGGACACGGGCAACCTCGTCCACCTCTCCGTGCTCGTCTTCGTCCCGCTGCTCATCGCGGGCGTGACCGCCATCGCGAACGCCGAGGACCTCCTCCCCTTCGTGCTGTTCCCACCCCTCGCGTCGGGGACGTACTCGCTGTTCGCCGACCCCGAGGGGAAGTACGCCTCACCGGCGACGTTCGTCGGCGGACTCACCGCGGGGGCGCTCTGTGGGACCGCGGCCATCTTCGTCGCGGCCAACACCGGGCTGATGAACCCCCTGACCGCCGAGGCGTTCGTCGTCTCGCCGGTGACGGCCGCCATCGCGGTCTTCCTGACCAGCGCGGTGACGTGGGCCGGGGGCGTCGAGCAGCCTTCGGCGTTCTCGACGGCCCTGCTGGCGCTCATCGCGCCGGCGTTCACCGACACGCAGAGCGTCGTCACCTTCCTGTTGCAGTACGCCGGGTCGGTGTTCGCCGCCTCGGGGCTGGTCGCGGGCGCCTTCTACCTCTGGAAGCGGAACTTCTACCAGCAGCGTGCCCGGTACCTCTATCAGACCACGAAGGGCGACGACCACGTGCTGGTGCCGGTCCGCGGCGAGTCGCCCGAGGAGACGGCGATGTTCGCCGGCCGCATCGCGGGGGCGCACGACGCCGGGAAGGTGGTCCTGCTGGACATCGTCAGCGACGAGGCGATCGCGTCGGCGGCCGACGCCATCCTGGAGCGCGAGGCGGCCGCCCCACTGGCCGAGTCTGCGGACCCGGCCGACCGCGAGGTGGCAGTCGAGGGCGACGTGCTGGGCGAGGCCGAGGGGATGGCCGGGAACGAGGCGGCGGTCGAGAGCGAGGCCGAGGACCGGGTCGCCGGGCAGGCTGCGATGCGACTGGAGCGCCTCGCCGGGCGCATCCGGACCAAGCTCGGCGTCCCCTGCGAGGTGGTCGTCGCCTCGGAGACGGGCAGCCCCTCGGCGGTCACGCTCCGGACCGCCCGCGAGGTGAACTGCGACCTCGTCGTCACGCCCTACGAGGAGGAACACGGGAGCCTCTCCCCGTTCGTCAAGCAGCTGTTCGACGACCCGCTGGACGTCATCGCGTTCCGGTCGTGCTCCGAGCAGACCCGCTGGCGGCGGGCGCTCGTCGCGGTCGCCCGGGCGGGACAGAACGCCCACGCGATGCTCGACTTCGCCCAGCGCGTCACGGGGCGGGCGGGCGAGTTGAGCGTCTGTACCTGTATCGACCACGAGAGCCAGCGTCGCAGCGCCGAGTCGATGCTGCTCGACCTCGTCGACCCCTTCGACGCGACGTTCGAGACGCGCGTCTCGCGGTCGTCCATCCGCCGGTTCCTCACCGCGAACGCGCCCCAGTACGACCTCGTCGTCGTCGGCGCGAGCACCGACCGGACCGCCGCCTCGCGCTTCATCGCCCCGCCGACGTTCGAGAAGATCCGCGACATCGACTGCGACGTGGCCATCGTCCACCGGGGCTCGTGA
- a CDS encoding tRNA (N(6)-L-threonylcarbamoyladenosine(37)-C(2))-methylthiotransferase, which yields MARYHIETYGCTSNRGESRQIESALRDAGHYRVDGPEAADVAIMNSCTVVEKTERNMLRRAKELEAETADLIITGCMALAQSEEFEDEDIDAQILHWDDVPQAVTNGECPTPGPGVEPVLDGVVGILPIARGCMSDCSYCITKHATGKIDSPSVEENLEKARALVHAGAKEIRITGQDTGVYGWEQGERKLHTLLDRICTEIEGDFRVRVGMANPKGVHGIRDDLAAVFAKHDELYNFLHAPVQSGSNDVLGDMRRQHQVSEYVEVVEAFDDALDYWTLSTDFIVGFPTETDEDHQQSLALLRETRPEKINVTRFSKRPGTDAADMKGLGGTLKKERSKEMSELKMDVVGEAYEAMVGETMADALVVQEGTGDSVKCRDAAYRQIIVQNASEHGLEPGDFVDLEVTGQNTVYAFGEPV from the coding sequence ATGGCCCGGTATCACATCGAAACCTACGGCTGTACCTCCAACCGCGGGGAGAGCCGGCAGATCGAGTCGGCGCTCCGGGACGCCGGCCACTACCGCGTCGACGGTCCCGAGGCAGCAGACGTCGCCATCATGAACAGCTGTACCGTCGTCGAGAAGACGGAGCGCAACATGCTCCGCCGGGCCAAGGAACTGGAGGCCGAGACGGCCGACCTCATCATCACCGGCTGCATGGCCCTCGCACAGAGCGAGGAGTTCGAGGACGAGGACATCGACGCCCAGATACTCCACTGGGACGACGTGCCCCAGGCCGTCACGAACGGCGAGTGCCCGACCCCCGGCCCGGGCGTCGAACCCGTGCTGGACGGCGTCGTCGGCATCCTCCCCATCGCCCGTGGCTGCATGAGCGACTGCTCGTACTGCATCACGAAGCACGCCACCGGGAAGATCGACAGCCCGTCGGTCGAGGAGAACCTGGAGAAGGCCCGCGCACTCGTCCACGCGGGGGCGAAGGAGATTCGCATCACCGGGCAGGACACCGGCGTCTACGGCTGGGAGCAGGGCGAGCGCAAACTCCACACGCTGCTCGACCGCATCTGTACCGAGATAGAGGGCGACTTCCGCGTGCGCGTTGGCATGGCGAACCCGAAGGGCGTCCACGGCATCCGCGACGACCTCGCGGCCGTGTTCGCGAAGCACGACGAACTCTACAACTTCCTGCACGCGCCGGTCCAGTCCGGCTCGAACGACGTGCTGGGGGACATGCGCCGCCAGCACCAGGTCTCGGAGTACGTCGAGGTCGTCGAGGCGTTCGACGACGCGCTCGACTACTGGACCCTGAGCACCGACTTCATCGTCGGCTTCCCGACCGAGACCGACGAGGACCACCAGCAGAGCCTCGCACTCCTGCGGGAGACGCGCCCCGAGAAGATCAACGTCACCCGGTTCTCGAAGCGCCCCGGCACCGACGCCGCCGACATGAAGGGCCTCGGTGGCACCCTGAAGAAGGAGCGCTCGAAGGAGATGTCCGAACTGAAGATGGACGTCGTCGGCGAGGCCTACGAGGCGATGGTCGGCGAGACGATGGCGGACGCGCTCGTCGTCCAGGAGGGGACCGGGGACTCCGTGAAGTGCCGCGACGCGGCCTACCGACAGATCATCGTCCAGAACGCCTCCGAGCACGGGCTCGAACCCGGTGACTTCGTCGACCTCGAAGTGACCGGGCAGAACACGGTGTACGCGTTCGGCGAGCCGGTCTGA